A part of Capsicum annuum cultivar UCD-10X-F1 chromosome 6, UCD10Xv1.1, whole genome shotgun sequence genomic DNA contains:
- the LOC107853094 gene encoding nuclear-pore anchor isoform X2 gives MPLFISDEEYERCAQDAVVVAAKADEFIRDLYNQLENVKAQADAASITAEQTCSVLEQKYVSLSSEHSSLQLQYTQLNSSFEQRLSELSKVQAEKQQAYLQSIGKDGDVDRLSTEVSELRKTKRQLMELVEQKDLEISEKNSTIKSYLDKIVNLTDVAANREVRICDLETEVSHCQASCSRLLQEKELVERHNAWLNDELTAKVNGLMELRKAHSELETDLSAKLADAEKKFNECDRSLKRKEEQVREMELKFTSLEQDLLSSKDVATAKEEQMSGEIATLNKLVELYKESFEEWSKKAGELEGVIKALETHGNQTENDYKEKLEKEVSAKKELMEEVACLKDKLAKSEAELKKGEDTLKLLPLRYFSSESLPNPVEAGDTVEDDRMVVPSLPIGVVSGTALATSLLREGWSLAKMYIKYQEAVDALRHEQLGRKQAQDVLERVLREIEEKAGVILDERAEHERLEDAYSVLSEKLQHSLSQQDTLERNIQEFNADMRRRDRDYAVAQAEIVDLQEQVTVLLKECRDLQFRGGSVGPKNDDSLVSKSLIMFGAESNADDLGRLLSYKDINGLVEQNVQLRGLVRSLTDQIESRESELKEKYEKELQKHIDEATSQVNAVLEKADEQDTMIKSLHASVAMYKKLFEERPLVSSDTQSHKSAEVGRQEVMLLPDSSHEVLGRAQERAFERVKSLEEESSRLRSEIISLRSERDKSALEAQFARDKLDRYMKDFEIQREEHNAVITRNVEFSQLIVDYQKKLRESYESLNATEELSQKLKMEVSILKDEKGMLINAEKRASDEVRNLSQRVHSLQVHLDTLQSTENVRDEARAAERKKQEEYIKLIEKEWAEAKKELQEQRDSVRNLIPEREDALKNALRQIEEMRKELASTSHSVAAAEARAVVAEARSADLEEKLQASQKKVSERANEGGPSSSTEIFEYMHSAEEVKRLREEVQVNKNHMLQYKSIAQANEEALKQMELAYENLKIEADRVKKSMEEEALSLRKHVNELESECNLKSIEAASATAGKEEAVVAALAEISSLKEESSVKMTQISNFEAQITALKDDLDKVHQRWRGAQDNYERQVILQSETIQELTRTSQSLAALQEESSELRKLSDILKSENNALKAKWEEELSVLEVSKTEAEKKYAEANEQNKILLDRLEGLHIKLAEKDRVSSGVSSGSTVAETDDGLMNIVNYLRRSKEIAETEISLLRQEKLRLQSQLENALRRAEVAEASLNSERENSRAQVLSEEEFKSLQLQVRELNLLRESNLQLREENRHNVEECQKLRQAAQKMKTEMEDLEKLLNERQADVEACRKEIEMLKLDKEKLERRVSELVERYKSFDLEEYASLKEAASQMQMNLREKDAELEKIKKAMSEQQNLVSNLEQDLTRSRAELSQRESRINEILQAEASLRSEIDKHRRLIAQIKKRAESLSKEKDRADNLSKEKDDLARENQALSKQLEDAKQGKRAADVADEQALKDKEKEKNSRIQGLEKITDRLREELNRQKEEFNKEKTKRVKIQKAIGESFETVTQQRANLLDDLDKHKQALKMLTDEVEKIRQTKDSQTEGTSVDQLLSGTHLEDFTAAYLLAVDDFDRVVRNEIGASGATDTSAPDASLFGSVVPGPAATPPPPASSLTSTPAVGKAVEERRLAISKITSETRKPPRKLVRPRITKPEEPSADVEMQDADETTNSRKHVTPQNVENLDNATLPTQPPIRKRLSAASTSELQDETPATDETCLDVAQPVPKKSKRLEAPQESTEDKSAGNVEIAESLPTMEEHDAVDETQGLKEEASDILLDETTLSGEQVEEPSVATNQAESQVQQERDQLATDDREEGELVADPEHVGNLEGGSNLSIGSPENLEPQIDDLAGTDEDPLLTPSDTGEIESSQLPDDDKDDEVDATEELAESYDKLNDGDQVAAETDQAVDTVVTGEKPSSSPVDSSNSKEGGAGENVAVETEEGKQVSPVNRSSRTINLNERAKERASIRQAAMFSSTTTRGRGRVPRGRGGRSARGGRSQISGPQG, from the exons ATGCCGTTGTTTATATCGGACGAGGAATACGAACGGTGTGCGCAAGACGCCGTTGTGGTAGCGGCGAAAGCCGATGAATTCATCCGTGATTTGTACAATCAACTGGAAAATGTGAAAGCGCAGGCTGATGCTGCATCTATTACTGCTGAACAGACTTGTTCCGTCCTTGAACAGAAATACGTTTCGCTTTCGTCGGAGCACTCTTCGCTTCAATTGCAGTACACTCAACTGAATTCGTCCTTTGAGCAACGTCTATCTGAACTCTCTAAAGTACAGGCTGAGAAGCAGCAAGCTTATCTCCAATCT ATTGGGAAGGATGGAGATGTGGACCGGTTATCAACAGAGGTTTCAGAACTCCGGAAAACAAAGAGACAATTGATGGAATTGGTAGAGCAGAAAGACTTGGAGATCAGTGAGAAAAATTCCACTATCAAAAGCTATCTTGATAAGATAGTTAACTTGACTGATGTTGCTGCAAATAGGGAAGTGCGGATCTGTGACTTGGAGACTGAAGTATCACATTGTCAGGCTTCTTGTTCGCGTCTTTTGCAGGAGAAGGAGCTTGTTGAGAGGCATAATGCATGGCTTAATGACGAGTTAACGGCTAAGGTCAATGGACTCATGGAGCTGCGTAAAGCTCATTCTGAGCTTGAGACTGATCTGTCTGCCAAACTTGCTGATGCCGAGAAAAAATTTAACGAGTGTGATAGGTCTTTGAAGAGAAAAGAGGAACAAGTGAGAGAAATGGAGTTAAAGTTCACTTCTTTAGAGCAAGATTTACTTTCCTCCAAGGATGTAGCAACTGCAAAAGAGGAGCAAATGTCTGGTGAGATTGCAACGTTAAACAAGCTTGTGGAGTTGTACAAGGAGAGCTTTGAGGAATGGTCTAAAAAGGCAGGAGAACTTGAAGGAGTAATTAAAGCTTTGGAGACTCATGGAAACCAAACAGAGAATGATTATAAAGAGAAGCTTGAGAAAGAGGTATCTGCAAAGAAAGAATTAATGGAGGAGGTTGCATGTCTGAAAGATAAGCTTGCAAAAAGTGAAGCGGAGTTAAAAAAGGGAGAAGATACATTGAAGCTCCTTCCCTTGAGATATTTTTCGAGTGAATCATTGCCAAACCCAGTTGAAGCTGGTGACACGGTTGAGGATGATCGGATGGTCGTTCCTAGTTTGCCTATTGGTGTTGTGTCGGGAACCGCATTAGCCACTTCACTTCTTCGGGAGGGTTGGAGTCTGGCTAAGATGTACATCAAATATCAGGAAGCTGTTGATGCGTTACGACATGAACAATTGGGAAGAAAACAAGCTCAAGATGTATTGGAGCGAGTGCTCCGTGAAATAGAGGAGAAAGCTGGAGTTATCTTGGATGAGCGAGCAGAACATGAAAGATTGGAAGATGCTTATTCTGTGCTAAGTGAAAAACTGCAGCATTCCCTCTCTCAACAGGATACTTTAGAGAGGAATATTCAGGAATTCAATGCTGATATGAGAAGGCGTGACCGTGATTATGCTGTTGCTCAGGCGGAGATAGTTGACCTCCAAGAACAGGTGACAGTGCTTTTAAAGGAGTGTCGTGATTTACAATTCCGTGGTGGATCTGTGGGACCTAAAAATGATGATTCCCTggtgtcaaaatctttaattatGTTTGGTGCTGAATCTAATGCCGATGATCTTGGAAGACTGTTGAGCTACAAGGACATAAATGGTCTGGTTGAACAAAATGTCCAGCTAAGAGGCCTAGTTCGCAGCCTTACTGACCAGATTGAGAGCAGAGAGTCAGAGTTGAAGGAGAAGTATGAGAAAGAGCTTCAGAAGCATATTGACGAAGCTACTTCCCAGGTGAATGCAGTACTGGAAAAAGCGGATGAGCAGGATACAATGATTAAATCACTCCATGCATCTGTGGCGATGTACAAAAAACTCTTTGAAGAGCGTCCACTTGTTTCTTCTGATACTCAATCACATAAATCAGCAGAGGTTGGAAGGCAGGAAGTGATGCTTTTACCTGATTCTTCACATGAAGTTCTAGGGAGAGCACAAGAACGGGCTTTTGAGCGTGTAAAATCTCTTGAAGAAGAGTCGTCAAGATTACGGAGCGAGATAATTTCTCTTCGGTCTGAGAGGGATAAGTCAGCTCTGGAAGCACAGTTTGCTCGAGATAAACTTGACAGATATATGAAAGATTTTGAAATCCAGAGAGAGGAGCATAATGCTGTCATCACGAGAAACGTTGAGTTCTCACAGTTGATAGTTGACTACCAGAAGAAGCTGCGAGAAAGTTATGAGTCATTGAATGCTACGGAGGAACTTTCTCAAAAGCTAAAAATGGAGGTGTCTATTCTAAAGGATGAAAAGGGTATGTTGATAAACGCCGAAAAGAGAGCTTCAGATGAAGTACGTAATTTGTCACAAAGGGTGCATAGTTTGCAGGTCCATTTAGATACATTGCAGAGTACGGAGAACGTCCGTGATGAGGCAAGAGCTGCTGAGAGGAAAAAGCAAGAAGAGTATATTAAGCTCATTGAGAAAGAATGGGCTGAAGCTAAGAAAGAATTGCAAGAGCAGCGTGATAGTGTTCGAAACCTTATACCTGAGCGAGAAGATGCTCTGAAGAATGCATTGAGGCAAATTGAGGAAATGAGGAAGGAATTAGCTAGCACTTCACATTCTGTGGCTGCTGCTGAAGCTAGAGCTGTTGTTGCTGAGGCACGATCTGCTGATTTAGAGGAAAAATTGCAAGCTTCGCAAAAAAAGGTTTCTGAAAGAGCTAATGAAGGTGGTCCTTCCTCCTCTACTGAAATTTTTGAGTACATGCACTCTGCTGAAGAAGTTAAAAGACTCAGAGAGGAGGTGCAGGTTAACAAAAATCACATGCTGCAATATAAAAGCATAGCTCAGGCAAATGAAGAAGCATTGAAGCAGATGGAATTGGCCTATGAGAACCTCAAAATAGAAGCTGATAGAGTGAAAAAATCAATGGAAGAGGAAGCATTATCGCTTAGGAAGCATGTTAATGAGCTTGAGAGTGAATGTAATTTGAAGTCAATTGAAGCAGCTTCTGCAACTGCAGGAAAAGAAGAAGCTGTTGTTGCTGCTTTAGCTGAAATATCCAGTCTAAAAGAAGAAAGCTCTGTTAAGATGACACAAATTTCGAATTTCGAGGCTCAAATAACTGCTTTGAAAGATGATTTGGACAAAGTGCATCAAAGATGGCGTGGCGCTCAAGATAATTATGAGAGACAAGTAATCCTGCAGTCAGAAACAATTCAAGAACTCACTAGAACATCTCAATCTTTGGCAGCCTTACAAGAAGAATCATCTGAGCTCCGTAAATTGTCAGATATTCTGAAATCCGAAAATAATGCATTGAAGGCCAAGTGGGAGGAAGAATTGTCGGTGCTAGAGGTATCAAAAACTGAAGCTGAGAAGAAATACGCGGAGGCTAATGAGCAGAACAAAATATTACTGGACCGGCTTGAGGGTTTGCACATTAAATTGGCGGAGAAGGACCGTGTATCTTCAGGTGTATCTTCTGGAAGCACAGTGGCTGAGACTGATGATGGGTTGATGAACATTGTGAATTATCTAAGACGGTCCAAGGAAATTGCAGAAACAGAAATTTCTTTGCTGAGACAGGAAAAACTTAGGTTGCAATCGCAGCTCGAGAATGCTCTGAGGAGAGCAGAGGTAGCAGAAGCATCACTTAATTCTGAGCGAGAGAATTCAAGAGCTCAGGTTTTAAGTGAAGAGGAGTTTAAATCACTGCAGCTTCAGGTTAGAGAACTGAACTTACTTCGTGAAAGTAACTTGCAATTGAGAGAGGAGAACAGGCACAATGTTGAAGAATGCCAGAAACTTCGCCAAGCTGCCCAGAAGATGAAAACTGAAATGGAGGATCTGGAGAAGCTTCTCAATGAAAGACAAGCTGATGTAGAAGCTTGTAGGAAAGAGATTGAAATGCTGAAGCTGGATAAAGAGAAGCTTGAGAGGAGGGTTAGTGAGTTGGTTGAGAGGTATAAGAGTTTTGACCTGGAAGAATATGCAAGTCTGAAAGAAGCTGCTTCACAGATGCAGATGAATCTGAGAGAAAAGGATGCAGAACTGGAGAAAATCAAGAAGGCCATGTCTGAGCAGCAGAATCTGGTATCTAACTTAGAGCAAGATCTCACTAGGAGCAGAGCAGAATTGAGTCAGAGAGAATCGAGAATTAATGAGATTTTGCAAGCTGAGGCCTCACTGAGATCCGAAATTGATAAACATAGAAGGTTGATTGCTCAAATAAAGAAGAGGGCAGAAAGCTTATCAAAGGAAAAAGATAGGGCAGACAATTTATCAAAGGAAAAGGATGATTTGGCTAGAGAGAATCAAGCTCTCTCCAAACAGTTGGAAGATGCTAAACAAGGGAAAAGAGCTGCTGATGTTGCAGATGAACAGGCcttgaaagataaagagaaggagaagaactCCAGAATACAGGGGCTTGAGAAGATCACGGACCGTCTTAGAGAAGAGTTGAATCGTCAAAAAGAAGAGtttaataaagagaaaacaaagcGCGTGAAGATTCAAAAGGCAATAGGTGAATCGTTTGAAACTGTGACTCAGCAACGAGCCAATCTATTAGATGATCTGGACAAGCATAAGCAGGCTCTGAAGATGCTTACTGATGAAGTTGAGAAGATAAGGCAAACCAAAGACAGTCAAACAGAGGGCACGTCAGTGGATCAACTACTTTCTGGGACCCACTTAGAGGATTTTACTGCTGCATATCTTCTAGCTGTAGATGACTTTGACCGGGTTGTACGTAATGAGATCGGAGCTTCTGGTGCTACTGACACTTCTGCTCCAGATGCTTCTCTATTTGGCTCTGTTGTTCCAGGTCCAGCAGCTACGCCTCCCCCACCAGCTAGCTCGTTGACTTCCACTCCTGCAGTAGGAAAAGCAGTAGAAGAAAGGAGACTTGCTATATCAAAGATAACCTCAGAAACTCGTAAACCACCAAGGAAGTTGGTTCGACCTCGCATCACAAAGCCAGAAGAACCTTCAGCTGATGTAGAAATGCAAGATGCGGATGAAACCACTAACAGCAGGAAGCATGTGACACCTCAAAATGTAGAAAATCTAGATAATGCCACATTACCAACTCAACCACCAATTCGCAAGCGCCTATCTGCAGCATCTACCTCAGAATTGCAAGATGAGACTCCTGCCACGGATGAAACCTGCTTAGATGTGGCTCAACCTGTGCCTAAGAAGTCTAAACGTCTAGAGGCACCTCAAGAAAGCACTGAAGACAAATCTGCTGGTAATGTAGAAATTGCAGAATCTCTGCCTACTATGGAGGAACATGATGCTGTAGATGAAACCCAGGGTTTGAAAGAGGAAGCCAGTGATATTTTGTTAGATGAGACCACACTTTCTGGGGAGCAGGTTGAAGAGCCGTCAGTTGCAACAAATCAGGctgagtcacag GTGCAACAAGAGAGAGATCAGCTAGCGACGGATGACAGGGAAGAGGGAGAGCTAGTTGCTGATCCTGAACATGTTGGAAATCTCGAGGGAGGTAGCAATTTATCAATTGGAAGCCCAGAAAATTTGGAACCTCAGATTGATGACTTAGCTGGTACGGATGAAGACCCCTTGCTTACTCCATCAGACACCGGGGAGATAGAATCTTCCCAGCTCCCAGATGATGATAAGGATGATGAGGTTGATGCGACAGAAGAGCTAGCTGAAAGTTATGATAAGTTGAATGATGGTGACCAGGTTGCTGCAGAAACTGATCAGGCTGTGGATACTGTTGTTACTGGTGAGAAACCATCAAGCAGCCCAGTTGATAGTAGCAATTCAAAAGAAGGGGGGGCGGGTGAAAATGTTGCTGTTGAAACAGAAGAAGGGAAACAGGTTTCACCTGTCAATAGGAGCTCAAGAACCATAAACTTAAATGAAAGGGCTAAAGAAAGGGCTTCCATTAGGCAGGCTGCTATGTTTTCCTCTACGACGACAAGAGGCCGTGGTCGAGTTCCTCGTGGTCGTGGTGGTCGCAGTGCTCGTGGCGGTCGCAGTCAAATCTCTGGTCCACAGGGTTAA